The Methanothrix soehngenii GP6 genome has a window encoding:
- a CDS encoding HNH endonuclease signature motif containing protein → MQVYMLKRQLTDKEKEELIKEYMRDGSLRCFVDNHPIEDISQVDFHHISPRCERGPTTIDNMAPVCKDHHKLIRTLSLQEFRDKLMLEKFFTEFKKADGIRLDEVLYFKLDGLNYGNPLNFEKTDKSIKIYWNTGPELHSLYTCSSGFQYFYALIPIEYIKNDFELQPRPLESKRMWELYRHFLRYTQLAPAICRLVDRQVLLFDGQHKTAAQIWAGRKYVDCKIYIDPDIQSIKETVLAAHDKLRQMPFYTSKLISIYSDLFKDDWEDYLELAGQKSEAGFVEYLIKVKGKTKTEGLKMLRSAIQDDILDDPENLLKDYISEKNKTRKNPLTMHAVQRTFIAEFIAQQPMSAEFESQQDFRKDEKKNMIKLMNSIVNLSLLGRWNPEAKNSNHLTAERIYASGSLRAWVPILRSVIAAKLGLIEDEDRHMVFYREIDDKTFKNIVEPTVKRLFSHKLWIDPDPEIDTNLRVNNTEHVKQFLNSKGFSSSWLMGIES, encoded by the coding sequence GTGCAAGTATACATGCTAAAAAGGCAATTAACAGATAAAGAAAAAGAGGAACTGATTAAGGAATACATGAGAGATGGTAGCTTGCGCTGCTTTGTAGATAATCACCCAATTGAAGACATATCCCAGGTAGATTTCCATCATATATCACCTCGTTGTGAGCGAGGACCAACCACTATAGATAATATGGCCCCTGTCTGCAAAGATCATCATAAGCTAATCCGCACTCTTTCGCTTCAAGAATTTAGAGATAAGCTAATGCTGGAAAAGTTCTTCACGGAATTTAAAAAGGCAGATGGAATTAGGCTTGATGAAGTGCTATATTTTAAATTAGACGGTTTAAATTATGGCAATCCCTTAAATTTTGAAAAGACAGATAAATCAATAAAAATTTATTGGAATACTGGTCCAGAGTTACACTCTTTATATACATGCTCTTCAGGATTCCAATATTTTTATGCACTAATTCCAATAGAATACATTAAAAATGATTTTGAACTCCAACCGCGCCCATTAGAATCTAAACGAATGTGGGAGCTATATCGTCACTTCCTTAGATATACTCAACTTGCTCCCGCAATTTGCCGCCTTGTAGACCGGCAAGTCTTACTTTTTGATGGGCAGCACAAAACTGCAGCACAGATATGGGCCGGGAGAAAATACGTAGATTGCAAGATTTACATCGATCCGGATATTCAGTCTATTAAGGAAACCGTACTAGCGGCCCATGATAAACTTCGCCAAATGCCCTTTTATACATCCAAGCTCATTTCAATATACAGCGACTTATTTAAAGATGATTGGGAAGATTACCTGGAATTGGCTGGTCAAAAATCTGAAGCAGGTTTTGTTGAATATCTTATTAAGGTAAAGGGAAAAACTAAAACCGAAGGCTTAAAAATGCTCAGATCTGCGATTCAAGATGATATTCTTGATGATCCGGAAAATCTACTTAAAGATTACATCTCCGAAAAGAATAAGACTCGTAAGAACCCTCTAACTATGCATGCCGTTCAAAGAACTTTTATTGCCGAATTCATTGCCCAGCAGCCAATGTCTGCCGAATTTGAGAGTCAACAGGATTTCAGGAAAGATGAAAAGAAAAATATGATTAAATTGATGAATTCAATTGTCAATTTATCTCTTTTAGGCAGGTGGAATCCCGAAGCAAAAAATTCTAATCATTTAACTGCAGAAAGAATATATGCCTCAGGCTCTCTTAGAGCATGGGTTCCTATCCTTAGATCAGTGATTGCTGCAAAACTAGGTTTAATAGAGGATGAAGATAGGCATATGGTTTTCTATCGAGAGATAGATGATAAAACATTTAAAAATATTGTAGAACCTACTGTGAAAAGACTCTTCTCTCATAAATTATGGATTGATCCAGATCCTGAAATCGATACTAATCTTCGAGTAAATAATACCGAGCATGTTAAACAATTTTTGAATTCAAAAGGCTTTAGCTCTTCATGGCTCATGGGAATAGAATCCTAG
- a CDS encoding ion transporter yields MSGHQLKANQTRANPKKEASGKGGKKSSQARSLRETVQFYMIDFRTPLGKAIDIFIILLNLLVVMLFVIETYPLSAGTQEILWRTEVAAVSLFIIEYLLRLYGAPDRWAYVKDGYSIIDIVAIMPTLVLMVLPATFFTHDIRFIQTIRVMAAFRIFRFLRFMAKDHLLFGMISPGMINVARLVASIFIILFVYSGLFYFVEEPLNPDVQNFGDAFYFVVVAVSTVGFGDIVPSSSAGRLVTVAMIISGIIFIPFQAARIFRAWLRASSQDRTVICTNCGLDRHDVDSKYCKKCGEALPETGEG; encoded by the coding sequence ATGTCCGGCCATCAGTTAAAAGCCAATCAGACAAGAGCCAATCCGAAAAAGGAGGCTTCGGGAAAGGGGGGCAAGAAATCTTCTCAGGCCAGAAGCTTGCGGGAGACCGTCCAGTTCTACATGATAGACTTTAGAACCCCTCTGGGAAAGGCCATTGACATCTTCATCATCCTGCTCAATCTGCTGGTGGTCATGCTCTTCGTCATCGAGACCTATCCCCTCTCAGCGGGCACGCAAGAAATCCTCTGGAGGACTGAGGTAGCAGCAGTAAGCCTGTTTATCATCGAATATCTGCTGCGGCTCTATGGCGCTCCTGACCGTTGGGCCTATGTCAAAGATGGCTACAGCATCATCGATATCGTGGCCATAATGCCCACCCTGGTTTTGATGGTCCTGCCCGCCACCTTCTTCACCCACGATATTCGGTTCATTCAGACCATAAGGGTGATGGCGGCATTCAGGATATTCAGGTTTCTCCGCTTTATGGCCAAAGATCATCTGCTCTTCGGAATGATCAGCCCGGGGATGATTAACGTCGCCCGTCTGGTGGCGAGCATATTCATAATCCTTTTTGTATATTCAGGACTCTTCTATTTTGTGGAGGAGCCGCTCAATCCTGATGTGCAGAACTTCGGAGATGCCTTTTACTTCGTGGTGGTTGCCGTCTCCACCGTCGGCTTCGGTGATATCGTTCCCTCATCCTCTGCCGGCCGGCTGGTCACGGTGGCCATGATAATCTCCGGGATCATCTTCATCCCCTTCCAGGCAGCGAGGATATTTCGCGCCTGGCTTCGGGCCTCCAGCCAGGACAGGACGGTGATATGCACCAACTGCGGGCTGGACAGGCATGATGTCGATTCTAAGTACTGCAAAAAATGCGGCGAAGCTCTGCCGGAGACGGGAGAGGGGTAG
- the ilvA gene encoding threonine ammonia-lyase, producing MIEFSDVLQAANLLKDRVIRTPLVYSPTFSRLANAEVYLKLESLQMGGSFKVRGATYKLQSNLEKIHSGVIAASVGNHAQGVALAACAAGVPATIIMPVWASISKQEATRAYGAEVRLMGKSLVESIEIGRRMAQETNRIFIHPYDDEEVIAGQGTVGLEILEDLPDADLIIVPVGGGGLIAGIALAAKAIRPEARVVGVQAASCPSARKALELGRPAEVQAEERGSIADAIMVTQVGEAPFPLLQKLVDDIVLVDEDQIASAVLKLLERKRILAEGAAAAPLAALLGGSLQVAEGSRVVLVVSGGNVDSLLLERIIAAGLFREGRLMHFSVSLVDSPGSLACLLGLLADQEANVVHIHHARNESGVAINYTRVDLELETRGFEHIKGIERAMEGAGYRFMRR from the coding sequence ATGATCGAATTCTCCGATGTTTTGCAGGCGGCAAATCTCCTCAAGGACAGGGTCATCCGCACTCCTTTAGTCTACTCCCCCACCTTCAGCAGATTGGCCAATGCCGAGGTATACCTGAAGCTGGAGAGCCTGCAGATGGGCGGTTCGTTCAAGGTCAGAGGGGCCACCTACAAGCTCCAGTCCAATCTGGAAAAGATCCATTCAGGGGTTATCGCCGCCTCTGTGGGAAACCATGCACAGGGGGTGGCCCTGGCCGCCTGTGCAGCCGGTGTCCCTGCTACGATCATCATGCCTGTCTGGGCCTCCATCTCCAAGCAAGAGGCCACCCGAGCTTATGGGGCAGAGGTGAGGCTGATGGGCAAAAGCCTCGTCGAGAGCATAGAAATCGGCAGGCGGATGGCCCAGGAGACGAACAGGATCTTCATTCATCCGTATGACGACGAGGAGGTCATAGCCGGCCAGGGGACAGTTGGCCTGGAGATCCTGGAGGACCTGCCAGATGCAGACCTCATAATCGTTCCGGTGGGAGGAGGAGGATTGATCGCAGGAATTGCCCTGGCAGCCAAGGCCATCCGGCCGGAGGCAAGGGTGGTGGGGGTGCAGGCGGCATCCTGCCCCTCGGCCAGAAAGGCCCTGGAGCTTGGAAGGCCGGCGGAGGTCCAGGCTGAGGAGCGGGGCTCGATCGCCGATGCCATCATGGTCACCCAGGTGGGCGAGGCCCCATTCCCGTTGCTGCAGAAGCTGGTGGATGATATCGTTCTGGTTGATGAGGATCAGATCGCCTCTGCCGTATTGAAGCTTCTGGAGAGAAAGCGCATTCTGGCGGAGGGGGCGGCCGCTGCTCCACTGGCTGCGTTACTTGGCGGATCGCTGCAGGTTGCCGAGGGGAGCCGTGTAGTGCTGGTGGTAAGCGGGGGCAATGTAGACAGCCTGCTTTTGGAGCGGATCATCGCGGCAGGCCTTTTCCGGGAGGGCAGACTGATGCATTTTTCCGTCTCCCTGGTGGATTCTCCCGGATCGCTCGCCTGCCTCTTAGGCCTGCTGGCCGATCAGGAGGCCAACGTGGTGCACATTCATCACGCCCGAAACGAGAGCGGAGTGGCGATCAACTACACCCGGGTGGACCTGGAGCTGGAAACTAGGGGCTTCGAGCACATAAAAGGGATCGAGCGGGCGATGGAGGGGGCAGGATACAGATTCATGCGGAGGTAA